A window from Pseudomonas frederiksbergensis encodes these proteins:
- the ytfE gene encoding iron-sulfur cluster repair protein YtfE, protein MSLTLLEQSLGQLACDIPGATRIFHTFKLDFCCGGHKSLREAAAGKDLDPALIADALNRLQDTGETQHDWRSEPSELLIAHLLARYHARHREQLPELIRLARRVEQVHGARSSCPNGLADLLTDMQQELEGHMLKEEQVLFPMLQQGIGPQAAPPIQVLRFEHDQHGEALEKLLALTNNITPPADACNTWRALYRGLLEFRDDLMQHIHLENNVLFVNALKPRH, encoded by the coding sequence ATGAGCCTGACCCTACTGGAACAAAGCCTCGGCCAACTGGCTTGCGATATTCCCGGCGCCACGCGGATTTTCCACACCTTCAAACTGGACTTCTGCTGCGGCGGGCATAAAAGCCTGCGTGAAGCGGCCGCGGGCAAAGACCTCGACCCGGCGCTGATCGCCGATGCGCTGAACCGGCTGCAAGACACCGGCGAAACCCAACACGACTGGCGCAGCGAACCATCAGAGCTGTTGATCGCCCACCTGCTGGCGCGCTACCACGCCCGCCATCGCGAGCAACTGCCGGAACTGATCCGCCTGGCCCGTCGTGTCGAGCAGGTCCATGGTGCGCGCAGCAGCTGCCCCAATGGCCTGGCCGATCTGCTGACTGACATGCAACAAGAACTCGAAGGCCACATGCTCAAGGAAGAACAAGTGCTGTTCCCGATGCTGCAACAGGGCATCGGCCCTCAAGCAGCACCACCGATCCAGGTCCTGCGTTTTGAACATGATCAACATGGCGAAGCCCTCGAAAAGCTGCTCGCGCTGACCAACAACATCACCCCGCCGGCCGATGCCTGTAACACCTGGCGCGCTCTGTATCGTGGGCTGCTGGAGTTTCGGGATGACCTGATGCAACACATCCATCTGGAGAACAACGTGTTGTTTGTTAATGCCCTCAAACCCCGCCATTGA
- the norR gene encoding nitric oxide reductase transcriptional regulator NorR, with protein MLRESLAADLIVELPNAVRLQRLVQTLREYFNSGAVGLLRLDDDSLRPVATVGLVHEALGRRFVIAQHPRLAAIMASREPTWFEPDSRLPDPYDGLLDHHAGEPMPVHDCMGVSLYVEGRIWGAITLDALHAGTFDSRAREELKRCTLQIEAAVRVTRLEQENRSLRLSRSDIQDVRRPADEGEILGQSEVLHQLLNELDVLADSELPVLLLGETGVGKELFARRLHRLSRRSHKPLVQVNCAALPESLAESELFGHVKGAFSGATSDRAGRFDAANGGTLFLDEVGELPLAVQAKLLRTLQNGEIQRLGADKPLHVDVRIIAATNRHLPDSIRDGLFRADLYHRLSVYPVPIPPLRERGNDVLMLAGHFLELNRARLGLRGLRLSPAAERALLTYTWPGNVRELEHVISRAALKQLSRGTSRTLIMTLEPEILDLDSAVGGQGAVVENPLDVTADEPFQPLGEAVDDYQRKKILQALSLSGENWASAARILEVDPSNLHKLARRLRLK; from the coding sequence ATGCTGCGAGAAAGCCTGGCGGCCGACCTGATTGTCGAGTTGCCCAATGCTGTGCGGTTGCAACGACTGGTCCAGACCCTGCGCGAGTACTTCAACAGTGGCGCCGTGGGATTGCTGCGTCTGGACGACGACAGCCTCAGGCCGGTGGCGACGGTGGGGCTGGTGCATGAAGCGTTGGGCCGTCGGTTCGTCATCGCCCAGCATCCGCGGCTGGCGGCGATCATGGCGTCGCGCGAACCCACCTGGTTCGAGCCCGATAGCCGTCTGCCGGACCCCTATGACGGCTTGCTCGACCATCACGCCGGCGAACCGATGCCCGTGCACGATTGCATGGGCGTGAGCCTGTACGTGGAGGGGCGGATCTGGGGCGCGATCACCCTCGATGCGCTGCACGCCGGGACTTTCGACAGTCGTGCGCGGGAAGAACTCAAGCGCTGCACCTTGCAGATCGAAGCCGCCGTGCGAGTTACCCGGCTCGAGCAGGAAAACCGCAGCCTGCGCTTGTCCCGCAGCGATATTCAAGACGTGCGGCGGCCGGCTGATGAAGGCGAAATCCTCGGGCAAAGTGAAGTGCTGCATCAGTTGCTCAATGAACTGGACGTGCTGGCCGACTCCGAATTGCCGGTGTTGCTGCTGGGCGAGACCGGCGTCGGCAAAGAGCTGTTCGCAAGGCGCTTGCATCGTCTGTCGCGTCGCAGTCACAAGCCGCTGGTACAGGTCAACTGCGCGGCGTTGCCGGAGTCTCTGGCAGAGAGTGAATTGTTCGGCCATGTCAAAGGCGCGTTTTCCGGTGCCACCAGTGACCGTGCCGGACGTTTCGATGCGGCCAACGGTGGCACGCTGTTTCTCGATGAAGTCGGCGAATTGCCATTGGCCGTGCAAGCGAAGCTGCTGCGCACCCTGCAGAACGGCGAGATCCAGCGCCTCGGCGCCGACAAGCCGTTGCATGTCGATGTGCGCATCATCGCCGCGACCAACCGGCACCTGCCGGACAGCATCCGCGACGGCTTGTTTCGGGCCGATCTGTATCACCGGCTCTCGGTGTACCCGGTGCCGATTCCACCGCTGCGCGAGCGCGGTAACGATGTATTGATGCTGGCCGGGCATTTCCTTGAACTCAATCGGGCGCGGCTCGGTTTGCGCGGTTTGCGTCTGTCGCCGGCGGCCGAGCGAGCGCTGCTGACGTACACCTGGCCGGGCAACGTGCGTGAGCTGGAGCATGTGATCAGCCGGGCCGCGTTGAAGCAGCTCAGTCGCGGCACCAGTCGCACGTTGATCATGACCCTGGAGCCCGAGATTCTGGACCTCGACAGTGCCGTGGGCGGGCAGGGTGCGGTCGTCGAAAATCCACTGGACGTCACGGCTGATGAGCCGTTCCAGCCTCTTGGTGAAGCGGTCGACGATTACCAGCGCAAGAAAATTCTCCAGGCCTTGAGCCTGTCCGGGGAAAACTGGGCCAGCGCCGCGCGGATTCTGGAAGTCGATCCCAGCAACCTGCACAAACTGGCTCGGCGTCTGCGTCTCAAATAA
- the pdxH gene encoding pyridoxamine 5'-phosphate oxidase: MPLSLAQMRRNYTLFGLQDESALDDPMAMFRQWLQLARDTERAPVEANSMVLATVDSEGRPHCRVLLLKGLSDEGFTFFGNYQSDKGQQLAANPHAAMTFFWPGLERQVRIEGQVSRLDPMLSDAYFDSRSQDSRLGAWASPQSRPLANRAELESLLLQTIQRFAGKTVPRPEHWGGYCLRPERLEFWQGRADRLHDRLDYRLRDGVWQRNRLAP, translated from the coding sequence ATGCCCCTTTCCCTGGCACAGATGCGTCGCAACTACACCCTTTTTGGCCTGCAAGACGAGTCGGCGCTGGACGACCCGATGGCGATGTTCCGGCAATGGCTGCAACTGGCCCGCGACACCGAGCGCGCGCCTGTCGAAGCCAACAGCATGGTGTTGGCGACGGTCGACAGTGAAGGGCGCCCGCACTGCCGGGTCCTGCTGCTCAAGGGCTTGAGCGATGAAGGCTTCACCTTTTTCGGCAATTACCAGAGCGACAAGGGCCAGCAACTGGCTGCCAACCCGCATGCGGCGATGACCTTTTTCTGGCCGGGGCTGGAGCGTCAGGTGCGTATCGAAGGCCAGGTCTCCAGGCTCGACCCAATGCTGTCGGATGCGTACTTCGATTCCCGCTCGCAGGACAGTCGCCTGGGCGCCTGGGCTTCGCCGCAAAGCCGGCCTTTGGCCAATCGGGCCGAGCTCGAATCGCTGTTGCTCCAAACCATCCAGCGCTTTGCCGGCAAGACCGTGCCGCGGCCCGAACATTGGGGCGGCTACTGCTTGCGCCCTGAGCGTCTGGAATTCTGGCAGGGCCGTGCCGACCGCTTGCATGACCGCCTCGATTACCGGTTGCGCGATGGTGTTTGGCAGCGCAACCGACTGGCGCCCTGA
- the moaB gene encoding molybdenum cofactor biosynthesis protein B: MAHLAQRTFEPLNIAVLTISDTRTFDTDTSGQTLTDLLQTAGHVLIDRDLVKDDIYQIRAKVSHWIADPKVQVILMTGGTGFTARDNTPQAVLPLLDKHVEGFGELFRQVSLAEIGMSSLQSRALAGMSNGVLVCCVPGSPGACRTAWNQILLEQLDSRTGPCNFAPHLKPQAQRVIDACEPRS; the protein is encoded by the coding sequence ATGGCCCATCTGGCGCAACGCACGTTTGAACCCCTGAACATTGCCGTGCTGACCATCAGCGATACGCGCACCTTTGACACCGACACCTCGGGGCAGACCCTGACGGATTTGCTGCAAACGGCCGGGCATGTATTGATCGACCGTGACCTGGTCAAGGACGACATTTATCAGATTCGCGCCAAGGTCTCTCACTGGATCGCCGACCCCAAGGTTCAAGTGATACTGATGACCGGCGGCACCGGTTTCACCGCGCGCGACAACACACCGCAAGCGGTCTTGCCGTTGCTGGACAAACACGTGGAAGGCTTCGGTGAACTGTTTCGTCAGGTGTCCCTGGCGGAAATCGGCATGTCCAGTCTGCAGTCACGGGCGCTGGCCGGGATGAGCAACGGCGTGCTGGTGTGCTGCGTTCCGGGTTCGCCCGGCGCGTGTCGAACTGCCTGGAACCAGATCCTGCTCGAACAATTGGACAGCCGCACCGGCCCGTGCAATTTCGCCCCGCATTTGAAGCCGCAAGCGCAACGGGTGATCGACGCCTGCGAGCCACGCTCATGA
- the glp gene encoding gephyrin-like molybdotransferase Glp, translated as MTGRVCDLGHLMPVDEAINRLLEQAPPPPLAQKIGLDQALGRVLAADIHSPVNLPAWDNSAMDGYALRAADLPPDGGYLAIGGRIAAGDQAKSPLLAQQAVQIFTGAPLPPGADTVVPQERCRIDGERVWFPSVSVGDHVRKEGEEVRRGDLLLQAGKRLRAQEVGLLAGAGIARVEVYRPLQVCLLSSGNELREPGDSLAPGQIYNSNRYCLAALLSGWGVEVHDYGVMADELAASRHALSLASSECDLLLSSGGVSVGEEDHLKQAIEELGSLDFWRLAIQPGKPLAFGEVAGKPWIGMPGNPSAALITALVVVRPFLLRAQGVKDVLPLPMAVPAGFDWLQRNKRRQYLRARLTPGADGQLRVELHPQQSSAMLSAACWADGLAVIECEQQVLKHDNVMFLSFADLMH; from the coding sequence ATGACTGGCCGGGTGTGCGACCTCGGCCACCTTATGCCGGTGGACGAGGCCATCAACCGTCTGCTGGAGCAGGCACCGCCGCCGCCCCTGGCGCAAAAGATCGGTCTGGATCAAGCCTTGGGTCGGGTGCTGGCGGCGGACATTCATTCCCCCGTCAACCTGCCGGCCTGGGACAACAGCGCCATGGACGGTTACGCCCTCAGGGCCGCTGACCTGCCACCGGACGGCGGCTATTTGGCGATTGGCGGACGAATTGCGGCGGGCGATCAGGCGAAATCCCCCTTGCTCGCACAGCAGGCGGTACAGATTTTCACCGGCGCGCCATTACCGCCGGGTGCCGACACGGTGGTGCCGCAGGAGCGCTGCCGGATCGATGGCGAGCGCGTCTGGTTCCCGTCCGTAAGCGTTGGCGATCACGTGCGCAAGGAAGGGGAGGAGGTTCGCCGGGGAGACCTGTTGCTCCAGGCCGGTAAACGCCTGCGCGCGCAAGAAGTGGGGTTACTGGCCGGCGCGGGCATTGCGCGGGTCGAGGTTTATCGACCGTTGCAGGTGTGCTTGCTCAGCAGTGGCAATGAATTGCGTGAGCCCGGCGACTCATTGGCGCCGGGGCAGATTTACAACAGCAACCGCTACTGTCTCGCGGCGTTGTTGAGCGGCTGGGGTGTCGAGGTACATGACTATGGCGTCATGGCCGATGAGTTGGCGGCCAGCCGGCATGCCTTGAGCCTGGCGTCCTCGGAATGCGACTTGTTGTTGAGTTCCGGCGGCGTCTCGGTCGGTGAGGAAGATCACCTCAAGCAGGCCATCGAGGAACTCGGCAGCCTGGATTTCTGGCGGCTGGCGATTCAGCCGGGCAAACCGCTGGCCTTCGGCGAAGTGGCCGGCAAACCCTGGATCGGCATGCCGGGCAATCCTTCGGCGGCGCTGATTACCGCGTTGGTGGTGGTGCGGCCGTTCCTGCTCAGGGCCCAGGGCGTGAAAGACGTGTTGCCGCTGCCAATGGCCGTGCCCGCCGGGTTCGACTGGTTGCAGCGCAACAAGCGTCGGCAGTACCTGCGGGCTCGACTGACGCCGGGTGCTGACGGCCAGTTGCGCGTGGAGCTCCACCCTCAGCAAAGTTCGGCGATGTTGAGCGCCGCGTGTTGGGCCGATGGGCTGGCGGTGATCGAGTGCGAGCAGCAAGTGCTCAAGCACGACAACGTGATGTTCCTGTCCTTCGCCGACCTGATGCATTGA
- the ubiU gene encoding ubiquinone anaerobic biosynthesis protein UbiU → MQLVCPAGNLPALKAAVREGADAVYVGFRDDTNARHFAGLNMDDKQFDAAVAHIRQHQRKLYVAVNTYPQPKGWERWQRAVDRAADFGVDALIAADPGVLNYASQRHPQLALHLSVQGSATHAAALEFYAQRYGIRRAVLPRVLSLAQVRQVAASSPVPIEVFGFGSLCIMAEGRCHLSSYITGESPNLCGVCSPAKAVRWSDDAEGLSARLSEVLIDRYTPEEPAGYPTLCKGRFLVGGKRFHALEEPTSLDTLDLLPELTAIGVEAVKIEGRQRSPAYVEQVTRVWRAALDAHRGSPGSFRVKEEWRKVLAGLSEGSQTTLGAYHRSWQ, encoded by the coding sequence ATGCAACTGGTCTGCCCGGCAGGGAACCTGCCTGCGCTAAAAGCGGCGGTGCGCGAAGGCGCCGATGCCGTGTATGTCGGTTTTCGCGATGACACCAATGCCCGGCACTTCGCGGGGCTGAACATGGACGACAAACAGTTCGACGCGGCGGTCGCCCACATCCGCCAGCATCAACGCAAACTCTACGTCGCGGTCAACACCTACCCGCAACCCAAGGGCTGGGAACGCTGGCAACGGGCGGTCGATCGCGCCGCCGATTTCGGTGTGGATGCGTTGATCGCCGCCGACCCCGGAGTACTCAACTACGCCAGCCAGCGCCATCCGCAACTGGCGCTGCACCTGTCAGTCCAGGGTTCGGCGACCCATGCTGCGGCGCTGGAATTTTACGCGCAACGCTACGGCATTCGACGTGCGGTGCTGCCGCGGGTGTTGTCCTTGGCGCAAGTGCGCCAGGTCGCCGCGAGCAGCCCGGTGCCCATCGAAGTGTTTGGCTTCGGCAGCTTGTGCATCATGGCCGAAGGGCGTTGCCATCTGTCGTCCTACATCACCGGCGAGTCGCCGAACCTCTGCGGCGTCTGCTCACCGGCCAAAGCGGTGCGCTGGAGCGACGACGCCGAAGGCTTGAGCGCGCGGCTCAGTGAAGTGCTGATCGACCGTTACACCCCCGAAGAACCCGCCGGTTACCCGACTCTGTGCAAGGGCCGTTTCCTGGTCGGCGGCAAACGCTTTCATGCGCTGGAAGAACCTACCAGCCTCGACACCCTGGACTTGCTGCCGGAATTGACGGCCATCGGCGTCGAGGCGGTCAAAATCGAAGGCCGGCAACGCAGCCCGGCCTATGTCGAACAAGTCACCCGCGTCTGGCGTGCGGCACTGGATGCCCATCGTGGCTCGCCGGGCAGTTTTCGGGTCAAGGAGGAATGGCGCAAGGTACTGGCCGGTTTGTCCGAAGGCAGCCAGACCACCCTGGGTGCTTATCATCGATCATGGCAATGA
- a CDS encoding U32 family peptidase — MKLSLGPVLFYWDKEQLSNFYAEMSALPLDVIYLGETVCSKRRAFSLDQWLGLGRELQECSQAQLVISSLTLIEAASELSSLRRLCDNGQLLVEANDMGAVQFLAERKLPFVGGPALNVYNGHTLAQLLDCGMTRWVPPVECSAALIGDVLEQVRELGREVPEVEIFAYGHLPLAYSARCFTARAENLPKDDCRFCCLNYPDGLPLTSQEGQALFTINGIQTMSAEVTNLLADYSGLVACGADLLRLSPRAQGMAEVIAAYQRVRLGETPPLFVDGCNGYWHGQAGMLRVEEVGLC, encoded by the coding sequence ATGAAACTCAGCCTTGGACCGGTCCTGTTTTATTGGGACAAAGAGCAACTCAGCAACTTTTACGCCGAAATGTCGGCCTTGCCGCTGGACGTGATTTACCTGGGCGAAACCGTGTGTTCGAAACGCCGGGCCTTTTCGCTGGATCAATGGCTAGGGCTGGGGCGCGAGTTGCAGGAATGCAGCCAGGCACAGTTAGTGATCTCCAGCCTGACGCTGATCGAAGCGGCCTCCGAACTGTCCAGCCTGCGGCGGCTGTGCGACAACGGCCAATTGCTGGTGGAAGCCAACGACATGGGCGCGGTGCAGTTTCTGGCCGAGCGCAAGTTGCCATTCGTGGGCGGTCCGGCACTGAATGTGTACAACGGTCATACCCTCGCGCAACTGCTGGACTGCGGGATGACCCGGTGGGTGCCGCCGGTGGAATGCTCCGCGGCGCTGATTGGCGATGTGCTCGAGCAAGTGCGCGAACTGGGCCGCGAGGTGCCGGAAGTCGAGATCTTTGCCTATGGGCATTTGCCGTTGGCCTATTCCGCTCGCTGCTTCACCGCACGGGCGGAAAACCTGCCCAAGGACGACTGCCGGTTTTGCTGCCTCAACTACCCCGATGGCTTGCCGCTGACCAGTCAGGAAGGGCAGGCGTTGTTCACCATCAACGGTATTCAAACGATGTCAGCGGAGGTGACCAATCTGCTGGCGGATTACTCCGGGCTGGTGGCCTGTGGCGCCGATCTGTTGCGTCTGAGCCCCCGCGCTCAGGGCATGGCCGAGGTGATCGCGGCCTATCAACGGGTTCGTTTGGGCGAGACACCGCCGTTGTTCGTCGACGGTTGCAATGGCTATTGGCATGGCCAGGCCGGCATGTTGCGCGTCGAGGAGGTTGGCCTGTGTTGA
- the ubiT gene encoding ubiquinone anaerobic biosynthesis accessory factor UbiT, producing MLNRKKWLLKGADRLLPLVRRVPFAVQRLALQQALNRCLAGPLRDGEFEVLRGRWLCLRIPDLGLSWFLTLTRDGLRIAEHATAHVTISGNWREFLLLASRQEDPDTLFFRRRLVIEGDTELGLALKNLIDSLDPDVLPVWLWRNLERAGKGLAAG from the coding sequence GTGTTGAATCGAAAGAAATGGCTGCTGAAAGGCGCCGACCGGTTGTTGCCGTTGGTGCGCCGGGTGCCATTTGCGGTGCAGCGCCTGGCGTTGCAACAGGCGCTCAATCGCTGCCTCGCCGGGCCGTTACGCGATGGCGAGTTTGAGGTTTTGCGCGGGCGTTGGTTGTGCTTGCGGATCCCGGACCTGGGGTTGTCGTGGTTCCTGACGTTGACTCGTGACGGGTTGCGAATTGCCGAACACGCCACGGCGCATGTGACGATCAGTGGTAACTGGCGCGAGTTTCTATTGCTGGCGAGCCGTCAGGAAGATCCGGACACGTTGTTCTTTCGCCGGCGTTTGGTGATTGAGGGCGATACGGAGTTGGGGTTGGCATTGAAGAACCTGATCGACAGCCTTGACCCAGATGTTCTGCCGGTTTGGTTGTGGCGCAATCTGGAGCGGGCCGGGAAGGGACTGGCGGCGGGGTAA
- the ilvD gene encoding dihydroxy-acid dehydratase, with the protein MSDKVDLRKYSSQVVDGVERAPGRSMLRAVGFTDEDFKKPQIGIASTWAMVTPCNMHIDKLAIEAEKGANAAGAKGVIFNTITISDGIANGTEGMKYSLVSREVIADSIEVVAGCEGFDGLVTVGGCDKNMPGCLIGMARLNRPSIFVYGGTIRPGAGHTDIISVFEAVGQHARGDISEIQVKHIEEVAIPGPGSCGGMYTANTMASAIEALGMSLPGSSSQDAVGSDKASDSFRAGQQVMELLKRDIKPRDIMTRKAFENAIRVVIALAGSTNAVLHLLAMAHAVDVELTLDDFVELGKVSPVVADLRPSGQYMMSELVAIGGIQPLMKRMLAAGMLHGDALTVTGKTLAENLENVPDYPADQDVILPFDQPIKKDSHLVVLRGNLSPTGAVAKITGKEGLRFEGTARVYHGEEGALAGILNGEVKAGDVIVIRYEGPKGGPGMREMLSPTSAVMGKGLGKDVALITDGRFSGGSHGFVVGHITPEAFDGGPIALIEDGDKITIDAETRQITVDVSDAELAERKTRWVRPEPKYKRGVLAKYAKTVSSASEGAVTDKYL; encoded by the coding sequence ATGAGCGACAAGGTTGATCTGCGCAAATATTCCTCCCAAGTGGTCGACGGCGTAGAACGCGCGCCCGGCCGCTCGATGCTGCGGGCCGTGGGTTTTACGGACGAAGACTTCAAGAAACCGCAGATCGGCATCGCCTCGACCTGGGCGATGGTCACGCCCTGCAACATGCACATCGACAAACTGGCCATTGAAGCCGAAAAAGGCGCGAATGCCGCTGGGGCCAAGGGCGTCATTTTCAACACCATCACCATTTCCGACGGCATCGCCAACGGCACCGAAGGCATGAAGTATTCGCTGGTATCGCGTGAAGTGATCGCCGATTCCATTGAAGTGGTGGCCGGCTGCGAAGGCTTTGACGGCCTGGTCACCGTGGGCGGATGTGACAAGAACATGCCGGGGTGCCTGATCGGTATGGCGCGGCTGAATCGCCCTTCCATCTTCGTCTATGGCGGCACCATCCGGCCGGGCGCCGGCCACACCGATATCATTTCGGTGTTCGAGGCCGTGGGTCAGCACGCACGGGGCGATATCAGCGAGATTCAAGTCAAGCACATCGAGGAAGTGGCGATTCCGGGCCCTGGCTCCTGCGGCGGCATGTACACCGCCAACACCATGGCGTCCGCGATTGAGGCGTTGGGCATGAGCCTGCCCGGTTCCAGCTCTCAGGACGCCGTCGGCAGCGACAAGGCGTCGGACAGTTTCCGCGCTGGCCAGCAGGTCATGGAGCTGCTCAAGCGAGACATCAAACCGCGCGACATCATGACCCGCAAGGCGTTTGAAAATGCCATTCGAGTGGTGATCGCCCTCGCCGGCTCGACCAATGCCGTGCTGCACCTTCTGGCGATGGCGCATGCCGTGGATGTCGAGCTGACGCTGGATGATTTCGTCGAGCTGGGCAAGGTGTCCCCGGTGGTGGCCGACCTGCGTCCCAGCGGCCAATACATGATGAGCGAACTGGTGGCCATCGGCGGCATCCAGCCGCTGATGAAGCGTATGCTCGCCGCCGGCATGCTGCATGGCGATGCGCTGACAGTCACCGGCAAGACCCTGGCCGAAAACCTGGAAAACGTACCTGACTACCCCGCAGACCAGGACGTGATCCTGCCTTTCGACCAACCGATCAAAAAAGACTCCCATTTGGTGGTGTTGCGCGGCAACCTTTCGCCAACCGGCGCCGTGGCCAAGATCACCGGCAAGGAAGGCCTGCGCTTTGAAGGCACGGCGCGGGTCTATCACGGTGAGGAAGGTGCGCTGGCCGGCATCCTCAACGGTGAAGTCAAGGCCGGCGATGTGATCGTGATCCGCTACGAAGGCCCCAAGGGCGGGCCCGGCATGCGCGAAATGCTTTCGCCGACGTCAGCGGTCATGGGCAAGGGACTGGGCAAGGACGTTGCGCTCATCACCGATGGCCGTTTCTCCGGCGGCTCACACGGGTTCGTGGTGGGCCATATCACGCCCGAAGCCTTTGACGGCGGGCCGATCGCGCTGATTGAAGACGGCGACAAGATCACCATCGACGCCGAAACACGGCAGATTACGGTCGATGTCTCCGACGCCGAACTGGCCGAGCGCAAAACCCGTTGGGTGCGCCCGGAACCCAAGTACAAACGCGGTGTGTTGGCCAAATACGCGAAGACCGTGTCCAGCGCCTCGGAAGGCGCCGTAACGGACAAATATCTCTAG
- the mqo gene encoding malate dehydrogenase (quinone), producing MFKKMNTALLGLALSMGITSVHAEEAKKVDVLLIGGGIMSATLGVWLNELEPGTSMEMIERLDGVALESSNGWNNAGTGHSALAELNYTPEDDKGNVQIPKAVEINEAFQISRQFWAWQVQQGVLKNPRSFINSTPHMSFVWGDDNIKFLKKRYEALQASPLFAGMQYSEDPAVIKKWVPLMMEGRDPNQKVAATWSPIGTDVNFGEITRQFVAHLQTTPKFDLKLSSEVQDITKNEDGTWRVSYKNLKDGSKTETDAKFVFIGAGGGALHLLQKSGIPEAKEYAGFPVGGSFLVTENPTLAEQHLAKAYGKASVGAPPMSVPHLDTRVLDGKRVILFGPFATFSTKFLKEGSYLDLLTTTTTHNVWPMTKVGIKEYPLVEYLAGQLMLSDEDRLNALKEYFPNAKAEDWRLWQAGQRVQIIKRDEAAGGVLKLGTEIVASQDGTIAGLLGASPGASTAAPIMLTVLQKVFKDKVASPAWQEKLHQIVPSYGTQLNGNPAKVAEEWAYTSKVLELTPPPAIGQMAAPAAAPAAPAKAPKANAATDMAL from the coding sequence ATGTTTAAAAAAATGAACACGGCCCTGCTGGGGCTGGCTTTGTCGATGGGGATCACGTCCGTTCACGCGGAAGAGGCAAAGAAAGTCGATGTACTGCTCATTGGCGGCGGCATCATGAGCGCGACCCTCGGTGTCTGGCTCAATGAGCTGGAACCTGGCACTTCGATGGAAATGATCGAGCGCCTCGACGGCGTCGCCCTGGAAAGCTCCAATGGCTGGAACAACGCCGGTACCGGTCACTCCGCCCTGGCCGAGTTGAACTACACCCCGGAAGACGATAAAGGCAACGTTCAGATCCCGAAAGCCGTTGAAATCAACGAAGCCTTCCAGATCTCCCGTCAGTTCTGGGCCTGGCAGGTTCAGCAAGGCGTGCTGAAGAATCCGCGTTCGTTCATCAACTCCACGCCGCACATGAGCTTCGTGTGGGGCGATGACAACATCAAGTTCCTGAAAAAGCGCTACGAAGCCTTGCAAGCGAGCCCGCTGTTCGCTGGCATGCAGTATTCCGAAGACCCGGCTGTGATCAAGAAGTGGGTTCCGCTGATGATGGAAGGGCGTGACCCGAACCAGAAAGTCGCGGCCACCTGGTCTCCTATCGGGACCGACGTCAACTTCGGCGAGATCACCCGCCAGTTCGTTGCGCACCTGCAAACCACGCCGAAATTCGACTTGAAACTGTCTAGCGAAGTGCAAGACATCACCAAGAACGAAGACGGCACCTGGCGCGTCAGCTACAAAAACCTCAAAGACGGCAGCAAAACCGAAACCGACGCCAAGTTCGTGTTCATCGGCGCGGGCGGCGGTGCACTGCACCTGCTGCAGAAGTCCGGTATTCCTGAAGCCAAGGAATACGCAGGCTTCCCGGTAGGCGGCTCGTTCCTCGTGACCGAGAACCCGACCCTGGCCGAGCAACACCTGGCCAAGGCCTACGGCAAAGCCTCCGTTGGCGCACCGCCAATGTCGGTTCCGCACCTGGACACCCGCGTCCTGGACGGCAAGCGCGTCATCCTGTTTGGCCCATTTGCGACCTTCAGCACCAAGTTCCTCAAAGAAGGCTCGTACCTGGACCTGCTGACCACTACCACCACGCACAACGTGTGGCCAATGACCAAGGTCGGCATCAAGGAGTACCCGCTGGTCGAGTACCTTGCTGGCCAACTGATGCTGTCTGATGAAGACCGCCTCAACGCCCTGAAAGAATACTTCCCGAACGCCAAAGCTGAAGACTGGCGCCTGTGGCAAGCCGGCCAACGCGTGCAGATCATCAAGCGTGATGAAGCCGCCGGTGGCGTGCTGAAGCTGGGTACCGAGATCGTTGCCTCGCAAGACGGCACCATCGCTGGTCTGCTGGGCGCATCGCCGGGTGCATCGACTGCCGCACCGATCATGCTGACCGTGCTGCAGAAGGTGTTCAAGGACAAGGTTGCATCGCCTGCCTGGCAGGAAAAGCTGCACCAGATCGTGCCGAGCTATGGCACTCAGTTGAATGGCAACCCTGCGAAAGTGGCTGAAGAGTGGGCTTACACCTCCAAGGTGCTGGAGCTGACTCCGCCACCGGCGATTGGTCAGATGGCGGCTCCGGCGGCTGCTCCGGCTGCTCCGGCCAAGGCGCCGAAGGCTAATGCTGCGACGGATATGGCTCTGTAA